Proteins encoded within one genomic window of Triticum aestivum cultivar Chinese Spring chromosome 2D, IWGSC CS RefSeq v2.1, whole genome shotgun sequence:
- the LOC123050836 gene encoding NAC domain-containing protein 30 isoform X2, whose product MLAMNQHQEESCVPPGFRFHPTEEELVGYYLARKVAAHKIDLDIIQEVDLYRIEPWDLQERCGGGRGGGGARPDQEDQSSSEWYFFSFKDRKYPSGTRTNRATAAGFWKATGRDKPVTSSKSQGVIGMRKTLVFYRGRAPNGRKTDWIIHEYRLQTSEHGPTHEEGWVVCRAFQKPTPNQRSSYIFPTYSAAPHLGGYYNARPWLYDQGGDLGFPGQGAQYSPYDPLESKQSIFSNIPQLIEKPPMTTAAAGCGDARYDFVQQGQAAADIDWNFLDSLLSTSPQLVPPHTFSFPHEGDREALGLPRPLEVDQRKL is encoded by the exons ATGCTAGCAATGAACCAACATCAGGAGGAGTCGTGTGTTCCCCCGGGATTCAGGTTCCACCCAacagaggaggagctggtgggGTACTACCTGGCTCGGAAGGTGGCCGCCCACAAGATCGACTTGGACATCATCCAGGAGGTGGATCTCTACCGGATAGAGCCATGGGACCTCCAAG agaggtgcggcggcggcaggggtgGCGGCGGAGCACGGCCGGATCAGGAGGACCAGTCATCATCGGAGTGGTACTTCTTCAGCTTCAAGGACCGCAAGTACCCCAGCGGCACCCGCACCAACCGCGCCACGGCGGCAGGGTTCTGGAAGGCCACCGGCCGCGACAAGCCAGTAACCTCATCCAAGAGCCAGGGCGTCATCGGCATGAGGAAGACACTCGTCTTCTACAGGGGCCGCGCACCCAACGGTAGGAAGACCGACTGGATCATCCACGAGTACCGTCTCCAGACAAGCGAGCACGGGCCCACACAT GAGGAAGGTTGGGTGGTGTGCCGGGCGTTCCAGAAGCCGACCCCGAACCAGAGGTCATCCTACATCTTCCCCACATACTCCGCCGCTCCACATCTCGGTGGCTACTACAACGCGCGGCCCTGGCTGTACGACCAAGGCGGCGACCTCGGCTTCCCCGGCCAGGGTGCCCAGTACTCCCCCTATGACCCGCTGGAGAGCAAGCAGAGCATCTTCAGCAACATCCCGCAGCTCATTGAGAAGCCGCCGATGACCACCGCCGCTGCTGGTTGCGGCGACGCCCGCTATGACTTTGTCCAGCAGGGACAGGCGGCAGCCGACATCGACTGGAATTTCCTGGACAGCTTGCTGTCTACGTCTCCGCAGCTAGTGCCACCTCACACCTTCAGCTTCCCTCATGAGGGGGACCGAGAGGCCCTTGGTCTTCCACGTCCACTAGAAGTAGATCAGCGCAAGTTGTAG
- the LOC123050836 gene encoding NAC domain-containing protein 30 isoform X1, producing the protein MLAMNQHQEESCVPPGFRFHPTEEELVGYYLARKVAAHKIDLDIIQEVDLYRIEPWDLQERCGGGRGGGGARPDQEDQSSSEWYFFSFKDRKYPSGTRTNRATAAGFWKATGRDKPVTSSKSQGVIGMRKTLVFYRGRAPNGRKTDWIIHEYRLQTSEHGPTHQEEGWVVCRAFQKPTPNQRSSYIFPTYSAAPHLGGYYNARPWLYDQGGDLGFPGQGAQYSPYDPLESKQSIFSNIPQLIEKPPMTTAAAGCGDARYDFVQQGQAAADIDWNFLDSLLSTSPQLVPPHTFSFPHEGDREALGLPRPLEVDQRKL; encoded by the exons ATGCTAGCAATGAACCAACATCAGGAGGAGTCGTGTGTTCCCCCGGGATTCAGGTTCCACCCAacagaggaggagctggtgggGTACTACCTGGCTCGGAAGGTGGCCGCCCACAAGATCGACTTGGACATCATCCAGGAGGTGGATCTCTACCGGATAGAGCCATGGGACCTCCAAG agaggtgcggcggcggcaggggtgGCGGCGGAGCACGGCCGGATCAGGAGGACCAGTCATCATCGGAGTGGTACTTCTTCAGCTTCAAGGACCGCAAGTACCCCAGCGGCACCCGCACCAACCGCGCCACGGCGGCAGGGTTCTGGAAGGCCACCGGCCGCGACAAGCCAGTAACCTCATCCAAGAGCCAGGGCGTCATCGGCATGAGGAAGACACTCGTCTTCTACAGGGGCCGCGCACCCAACGGTAGGAAGACCGACTGGATCATCCACGAGTACCGTCTCCAGACAAGCGAGCACGGGCCCACACAT CAGGAGGAAGGTTGGGTGGTGTGCCGGGCGTTCCAGAAGCCGACCCCGAACCAGAGGTCATCCTACATCTTCCCCACATACTCCGCCGCTCCACATCTCGGTGGCTACTACAACGCGCGGCCCTGGCTGTACGACCAAGGCGGCGACCTCGGCTTCCCCGGCCAGGGTGCCCAGTACTCCCCCTATGACCCGCTGGAGAGCAAGCAGAGCATCTTCAGCAACATCCCGCAGCTCATTGAGAAGCCGCCGATGACCACCGCCGCTGCTGGTTGCGGCGACGCCCGCTATGACTTTGTCCAGCAGGGACAGGCGGCAGCCGACATCGACTGGAATTTCCTGGACAGCTTGCTGTCTACGTCTCCGCAGCTAGTGCCACCTCACACCTTCAGCTTCCCTCATGAGGGGGACCGAGAGGCCCTTGGTCTTCCACGTCCACTAGAAGTAGATCAGCGCAAGTTGTAG